The following are encoded together in the Tistrella mobilis genome:
- a CDS encoding DUF763 domain-containing protein yields MSRRAGSADLPLHGGRVPAWLGQRMTKLGTVITQAIILHYGRDEFLRRLAHPFWFQSFGAVMGMDWHSSGITTSVLGALKRGLTPLSAELGLHVCGGRGRHSRATPDELLAVGNRTSLDGSALARTSRMIAKVDSAAVQDGFDLYLHGFIVADDGRWVVVQQGMNDGTRLARRYHWLSEDLKSFVEAPHAAIDGRNQGRIVNLTDRRAAASRIGQLDLLRDLGPDGIVREAAALTPAPPAPATAQPELPHLVMPDRHEVRPGDVILRRLHGALAAAAEAGPRDFAELLMVPGVGARTVHSLAMVAELVHGAPCRFDDPARFSLAHGGKDRQPFPVPVLVYDRTIQVMKSAVAAASLGNDEKLDAIRRLDAQARRLEQTAGGPSLDAFIAGERRRSHDYGGRSVFGHEPPPAERTSRTERAGG; encoded by the coding sequence ATGTCCAGACGCGCCGGCAGTGCCGACCTGCCGCTTCATGGCGGCCGGGTGCCCGCCTGGCTGGGCCAGCGGATGACGAAGCTCGGCACGGTGATCACGCAGGCGATCATCCTGCATTACGGCCGTGACGAGTTCCTCCGCCGCCTGGCCCATCCCTTCTGGTTTCAGTCCTTCGGCGCAGTGATGGGCATGGACTGGCATTCCTCGGGCATCACCACCTCGGTGCTGGGGGCGCTGAAGCGCGGGCTGACGCCGCTGTCGGCAGAGCTTGGCCTGCATGTCTGCGGCGGCCGCGGCCGCCATTCCCGTGCCACACCGGATGAACTTCTGGCCGTCGGCAACCGCACCAGCCTCGACGGCAGCGCCCTGGCCCGGACCAGCCGGATGATCGCCAAGGTCGACAGCGCCGCCGTGCAGGACGGGTTCGACCTCTATCTTCACGGCTTCATCGTCGCCGATGACGGGCGGTGGGTGGTGGTGCAGCAGGGCATGAACGACGGCACCCGCCTCGCCCGCCGCTATCACTGGCTGTCGGAAGACCTGAAGAGTTTCGTCGAAGCCCCCCATGCCGCGATCGACGGCCGCAATCAGGGCCGGATCGTCAACCTGACCGACCGCCGCGCCGCCGCCTCGCGCATCGGACAGCTGGATCTGCTCCGGGATCTGGGGCCTGACGGCATCGTCCGGGAAGCCGCGGCCCTCACGCCTGCCCCGCCCGCACCCGCCACGGCCCAGCCGGAGCTGCCGCATCTGGTGATGCCCGATCGTCACGAGGTCCGGCCGGGAGACGTGATCCTGCGCCGCCTGCATGGCGCGCTTGCCGCCGCCGCCGAGGCGGGCCCCCGGGATTTCGCCGAACTGCTGATGGTCCCGGGCGTCGGCGCCCGGACGGTGCACTCGCTGGCCATGGTCGCCGAGCTGGTCCACGGCGCGCCCTGCCGCTTCGACGACCCGGCCCGTTTCTCGCTCGCCCATGGCGGCAAGGACCGGCAGCCCTTTCCGGTGCCCGTGCTGGTCTATGACCGGACCATTCAGGTGATGAAATCGGCGGTCGCAGCCGCATCCCTCGGCAATGACGAAAAGCTCGACGCCATCCGTCGCCTGGACGCCCAGGCACGGCGGCTGGAGCAGACCGCCGGCGGCCCGTCGCTGGACGCCTTCATCGCCGGGGAACGCCGCCGCTCCCACGACTATGGCGGCCGGAGCGTTTTCGGCCATGAACCGCCGCCGGCGGAAAGGACATCCCGCACAGAACGGGCGGGCGGCTGA
- a CDS encoding HesB/IscA family protein, protein MAASDAALTSGNGSAGTPGLPPLTLSARAARHINRIAEKEGVTVRLRIAVSGGGCSGFQYEFSIDKDGVQPEDVVIARDGAEALVDEASIPFIIGSELDFVEDLTGSRFAVTNPNATASCGCGTSFSVF, encoded by the coding sequence ATGGCCGCTTCCGACGCCGCCCTCACCTCGGGCAACGGCTCCGCCGGCACGCCCGGCCTGCCGCCGCTGACGCTGAGCGCCCGCGCCGCCCGCCACATCAACCGTATCGCCGAGAAGGAAGGCGTGACCGTCCGGCTGCGCATCGCCGTCTCGGGCGGTGGCTGCTCGGGCTTCCAGTACGAATTCTCGATCGACAAGGACGGCGTGCAGCCGGAAGACGTGGTGATCGCCCGCGACGGCGCCGAAGCGCTGGTCGACGAGGCGTCGATCCCGTTCATCATCGGCTCGGAGCTGGATTTCGTCGAGGATCTGACCGGCTCGCGCTTTGCGGTCACCAATCCCAATGCCACGGCCTCCTGCGGCTGCGGCACCTCGTTCAGCGTGTTCTGA
- the xth gene encoding exodeoxyribonuclease III — translation MIIATWNVNSLKARLGHVLDWLAEATPDIVLLQELKLETDKFPAAEIEAAGYHFAAHGQKTYNGVAILARAPITDVTRGLPGFEDEQARWIEGTVAIGDQGVRVASVYVPNGQSVTSEKFPYKLAFLDAFVSHARSMLGDASRPAVIGGDFNIAPEAGDLYDPKGWAGDVLFHPEERRRFRAVLHQGWTDAFRALHAEAGRYSWWDYRAGMWQKDHGLRIDHLLLSPEACDRLEAADIDRAPRGRDKASDHTPVWARLTDQARINAPYGAPEGEAAA, via the coding sequence ATGATCATCGCCACCTGGAACGTCAATTCGCTCAAGGCCCGTCTTGGTCATGTGCTCGACTGGCTGGCCGAAGCGACGCCGGACATCGTGCTGCTTCAGGAACTGAAGCTCGAGACCGACAAGTTCCCCGCGGCGGAGATCGAGGCGGCCGGCTATCATTTCGCCGCCCACGGCCAGAAGACCTATAACGGCGTCGCGATCCTGGCCAGGGCACCGATCACCGACGTCACCCGCGGCCTGCCGGGCTTCGAGGACGAGCAGGCGCGCTGGATCGAGGGCACGGTGGCGATCGGCGACCAGGGCGTGCGGGTGGCCAGCGTCTATGTGCCGAACGGCCAGTCGGTGACGTCGGAGAAGTTCCCCTACAAGCTCGCCTTCCTCGACGCCTTCGTCAGCCATGCCCGGTCGATGCTGGGCGATGCCAGCCGCCCGGCGGTGATCGGCGGCGATTTCAACATCGCGCCCGAGGCCGGCGATCTCTACGACCCCAAGGGCTGGGCCGGCGACGTGCTGTTCCATCCGGAAGAACGTCGCCGCTTCCGCGCCGTGCTCCACCAGGGCTGGACCGATGCCTTCCGCGCGCTTCATGCCGAAGCCGGCCGCTACAGCTGGTGGGATTACCGCGCCGGCATGTGGCAGAAGGATCACGGCCTGCGCATCGACCATCTTCTGCTCTCGCCCGAAGCCTGCGACCGGCTGGAAGCCGCCGATATCGATCGTGCCCCGCGCGGCCGCGACAAGGCGTCCGACCATACCCCGGTCTGGGCCCGGCTCACCGATCAGGCGCGCATCAACGCCCCCTATGGCGCGCCGGAAGGCGAAGCCGCCGCCTGA
- the ftsH gene encoding ATP-dependent zinc metalloprotease FtsH, translating to MEKKTQFHLWYWFAALFALLVFQYVFTTARQVAEIPYSRFETYLTEGKIAEVAVSDRFIQGTLKEPLEGGQTRFVTTRVEPDLARQLQDKGVVVKGQVENTFFRDLLSWVLPVALFAGVWIFILRRMGAGLGGGMMQVGKSKAKVYVERDTGVTFDDVAGVDEAKDELKEIVAFLKDPKGYGRLGARMPKGVLLVGPPGTGKTLLARAVAGEAGVPFYSISGSEFVEMFVGVGAARVRDLFAQAREKAPAIIFIDELDALGRARAIGPMSGGQDEKEQTLNQLLVELDGFDPSSGLVLLAATNRPEILDPALMRAGRFDRQVLVDRPDKPGRIQILNVHMKKVDLAPDVDATRVAALTPGFTGADLANLVNEAALLATRHGRDAVTMEDFNDAVERIVAGLEKRNRLLNPREREIVAHHEMGHAIMASVLPGVDPVHKVSIIPRGIGALGYTIQRPTEDRFLMTRTELENKMAVLLGGRAAEWVVYHHLSTGAADDLAKVTDIARAMVTRYGMSETLGQVALERDRRSFLSPEDLTGMPRPRDFSDVTAAAIDAEVRQIVDQAFERTVAALTERRALLDRAAHRLLEEETLDGDALKAMIAGTA from the coding sequence ATGGAGAAGAAGACGCAGTTTCACCTCTGGTACTGGTTCGCGGCCCTGTTCGCGTTGCTGGTGTTCCAGTATGTCTTCACCACCGCCCGGCAGGTCGCCGAGATCCCCTACAGCCGGTTCGAAACCTATCTGACCGAGGGGAAGATCGCCGAGGTCGCGGTGTCGGACCGCTTCATTCAGGGCACGCTGAAGGAGCCGCTGGAAGGCGGCCAGACCCGCTTCGTCACCACCCGTGTGGAGCCCGACCTCGCCCGCCAGCTTCAGGACAAGGGCGTGGTGGTGAAGGGGCAGGTGGAGAATACTTTCTTCCGTGATCTGCTCTCGTGGGTGCTGCCGGTCGCCCTGTTCGCCGGCGTCTGGATCTTCATCCTGAGGCGGATGGGGGCGGGGCTCGGCGGCGGCATGATGCAGGTCGGTAAGAGCAAGGCGAAGGTCTATGTCGAACGCGACACCGGCGTCACCTTCGACGATGTCGCCGGCGTCGACGAGGCGAAAGACGAGCTGAAAGAGATCGTCGCCTTCCTGAAGGATCCGAAGGGCTATGGCCGGCTGGGCGCGCGCATGCCCAAGGGTGTTCTGCTGGTCGGTCCTCCCGGCACCGGCAAGACCCTGCTCGCCCGGGCGGTGGCGGGTGAGGCGGGGGTGCCGTTCTATTCGATCTCGGGCTCCGAATTCGTCGAGATGTTCGTGGGCGTGGGCGCCGCACGGGTGCGGGACCTCTTCGCCCAGGCGCGGGAGAAGGCGCCGGCGATCATCTTCATCGACGAGCTTGATGCGCTTGGTCGCGCCCGGGCGATCGGGCCGATGTCGGGCGGGCAGGACGAGAAGGAGCAGACCCTCAACCAGCTGCTGGTCGAACTCGACGGCTTCGACCCGTCATCGGGGCTGGTTCTGCTGGCGGCGACCAACCGGCCGGAAATTCTGGATCCGGCACTGATGCGCGCCGGCCGCTTCGACCGTCAGGTTCTGGTCGACCGCCCCGACAAGCCCGGGCGGATCCAGATCCTGAACGTCCATATGAAGAAGGTCGATCTGGCCCCGGATGTGGATGCGACCAGGGTGGCGGCGCTGACGCCGGGCTTCACCGGGGCGGACCTCGCCAATCTGGTCAACGAGGCGGCGCTGCTCGCCACCCGCCATGGCCGCGACGCGGTGACCATGGAGGATTTCAACGACGCGGTGGAGCGGATCGTCGCGGGGCTTGAGAAGCGCAACCGGCTCCTGAACCCGCGTGAGCGCGAGATCGTGGCCCATCACGAAATGGGCCATGCGATCATGGCGAGCGTGCTGCCCGGGGTCGATCCGGTCCATAAGGTTTCGATCATTCCGCGCGGCATCGGCGCGCTCGGCTATACCATCCAGCGGCCGACCGAGGACCGCTTCCTGATGACCCGGACTGAGCTTGAAAACAAGATGGCGGTTCTGCTGGGTGGCCGGGCGGCGGAATGGGTGGTCTATCATCATCTTTCGACGGGTGCGGCCGACGATCTCGCCAAGGTGACCGACATCGCCCGCGCCATGGTCACCCGCTATGGCATGTCGGAGACGCTGGGCCAGGTGGCGCTGGAGCGTGACCGGCGATCCTTCCTCAGCCCGGAGGATCTGACCGGCATGCCGCGGCCGCGTGATTTTTCGGATGTGACGGCGGCGGCGATCGATGCCGAGGTCCGCCAGATCGTCGATCAGGCCTTCGAGCGGACGGTGGCCGCGCTGACCGAACGCCGGGCGCTGCTCGACCGTGCCGCCCATCGGCTGCTGGAAGAGGAGACCCTGGACGGCGACGCCTTGAAGGCGATGATCGCCGGCACCGCCTGA
- a CDS encoding zinc-dependent alcohol dehydrogenase family protein yields MKAMVLQRPGTALVMETRPDPEPGPGQILVRVLACAVCRTDLHVVDGDLPDPKLPVVPGHEVVGVVEALGAGVDPSLAGRRVGVPWLGHACGTCRYCGMRAENLCDFPEFTGYTRDGGFATHMLADAGFAFPLADDLDPVATAPLMCAGLIGWRSLKMAGEADRIGLYGFGAAAHIIAQVCRWQGREVFAFTSPGDSAAQAHARALGAVWAGGSDQTPPAELDAAILFAPVGHLVPKALAAVRKGGIVVCGGIHMSDIPSFPYRLLWGERRLVSVANLTRADGHEFLELAPRAGVKTSTTIYPLADANRALDDLRHGRFQGAAVLVP; encoded by the coding sequence ATGAAGGCGATGGTTCTGCAGCGGCCGGGAACGGCGCTGGTCATGGAGACGCGGCCTGATCCCGAACCGGGCCCCGGCCAGATCCTGGTCCGGGTTCTGGCCTGCGCGGTCTGCCGCACCGATCTGCATGTGGTCGACGGCGACCTGCCGGACCCGAAACTGCCGGTGGTGCCGGGGCATGAAGTGGTGGGCGTGGTCGAGGCGCTGGGCGCCGGCGTCGACCCGTCGCTTGCCGGGCGGCGGGTGGGGGTGCCCTGGCTGGGGCATGCCTGCGGCACCTGCCGCTATTGCGGCATGCGGGCCGAGAACCTGTGCGATTTCCCCGAATTCACCGGCTATACCCGCGATGGCGGCTTCGCGACCCACATGCTGGCCGATGCCGGTTTCGCCTTTCCGCTGGCCGATGATCTGGACCCGGTGGCGACGGCGCCGCTGATGTGTGCCGGGCTGATCGGCTGGCGCTCGCTCAAAATGGCGGGGGAGGCGGACCGGATCGGGCTCTACGGCTTCGGCGCCGCCGCCCATATCATCGCCCAGGTCTGCCGCTGGCAGGGGCGGGAGGTCTTTGCCTTTACCAGCCCGGGCGACAGCGCGGCGCAGGCCCATGCCCGGGCGCTGGGCGCGGTCTGGGCCGGCGGCTCGGATCAGACGCCGCCGGCGGAGCTGGATGCGGCGATCCTGTTCGCGCCGGTCGGCCATCTGGTGCCGAAGGCACTGGCCGCGGTGCGCAAGGGCGGCATCGTGGTCTGCGGCGGCATCCATATGAGCGACATCCCGTCCTTCCCCTACCGCCTGCTCTGGGGCGAACGCCGGCTGGTGTCGGTCGCCAATCTCACCCGTGCCGATGGTCATGAATTCCTGGAGCTGGCGCCGCGGGCCGGTGTGAAGACCTCGACGACCATCTACCCGTTGGCCGATGCCAACCGCGCGCTCGACGATCTGCGCCATGGCCGGTTTCAGGGGGCGGCCGTGCTCGTGCCCTGA
- the ilvD gene encoding dihydroxy-acid dehydratase, with translation MANNRRSANITQGVARSPNRAMYYALGYQAADFDKPMIGIANGHSTITPCNAGLQRLVDAATVAVRTAGANPQVFGTPTISDGMAMGTEGMKYSLISREVIADCIETCVQGQWLDGVLVVGGCDKNMPGGMIALARCNVPGIYVYGGTIKPGRWKGQDLSIVSAFEAVGAFMAGRMSQEDFEGVERNACPSTGSCGGMYTANTMSSSFEALGMALLYSSSMANPDEEIVAGAARAAEVLVKAVEANLCPRDIITRKSIENAVALMMATGGSTNGVLHYLAIAHAAGVEWSLDDFERVRRKVPVICDLKPSGRFMAVDLHKAGGVPQVLKILLNAGLIHGDCMTITGRTLAEELEHVPDEPRADQEVIRPISRPIYDEGHLAILKGNLATEGAVAKISGLKNPVITGPARVFDDEPSAMEAILGDRIRPGDVVVLRYLGPKGGPGMPEMLAPTSAIIGRGLGESVGLITDGRFSGATWGMVVGHVTPEASEGGTIALVKEGDEITIDAHRQLIQLNVSDAELETRRAAWTPPAPRYTRGVLSKFAKLARPASEGAVTD, from the coding sequence ATGGCGAACAACCGGCGGTCCGCCAACATCACCCAGGGCGTGGCACGCTCGCCCAACCGGGCGATGTATTATGCCCTGGGCTATCAGGCGGCCGATTTCGACAAGCCGATGATCGGCATCGCCAACGGCCATTCCACGATCACGCCCTGCAACGCCGGCCTGCAGCGGCTGGTGGATGCCGCGACGGTTGCCGTCAGGACGGCAGGGGCCAATCCGCAGGTCTTCGGCACGCCCACCATCTCGGACGGCATGGCGATGGGCACCGAGGGCATGAAGTACTCGCTGATCTCGCGCGAGGTCATTGCCGACTGCATCGAGACCTGCGTCCAGGGCCAGTGGCTGGACGGGGTGCTGGTGGTCGGCGGCTGCGACAAGAATATGCCGGGCGGGATGATCGCGCTCGCCCGCTGCAATGTGCCGGGCATCTATGTCTATGGCGGGACGATCAAGCCGGGACGCTGGAAGGGCCAGGACCTGTCGATCGTCTCGGCCTTTGAAGCGGTCGGCGCCTTCATGGCCGGCCGGATGTCACAAGAGGATTTCGAGGGCGTCGAGCGCAATGCCTGCCCGTCGACCGGATCCTGCGGCGGCATGTATACCGCCAACACCATGAGTTCGTCCTTCGAAGCGCTGGGCATGGCGCTGCTCTATTCCTCATCCATGGCCAATCCGGACGAGGAGATCGTGGCGGGTGCTGCGCGGGCGGCCGAGGTGCTGGTGAAGGCGGTGGAGGCGAACCTCTGCCCGCGCGACATCATCACCCGCAAATCGATCGAGAATGCCGTGGCGCTGATGATGGCGACCGGCGGTTCGACCAATGGTGTGCTGCATTATCTGGCGATCGCCCATGCCGCCGGTGTGGAATGGTCGCTGGACGATTTCGAGCGGGTGCGCCGCAAGGTGCCGGTAATCTGCGATCTGAAGCCCTCGGGCCGGTTCATGGCGGTGGATCTGCACAAGGCCGGCGGCGTGCCGCAGGTTCTGAAGATCCTGCTGAATGCCGGGCTGATCCATGGCGACTGCATGACCATCACCGGCCGGACGCTGGCCGAGGAGCTGGAGCATGTGCCCGACGAGCCGCGGGCCGATCAGGAGGTGATCCGCCCGATCAGCCGGCCGATCTATGACGAGGGCCATCTCGCCATCCTGAAGGGCAACCTGGCGACCGAAGGTGCCGTCGCCAAGATCAGCGGGCTGAAGAACCCGGTGATCACCGGGCCGGCGCGGGTGTTCGACGACGAGCCTTCGGCGATGGAGGCGATCCTGGGCGACCGGATCCGCCCGGGCGATGTGGTGGTGCTGCGCTATCTGGGCCCGAAGGGCGGCCCGGGCATGCCCGAGATGCTGGCGCCGACCTCGGCGATCATCGGCCGCGGGCTGGGTGAGAGCGTCGGGCTGATCACCGATGGCCGGTTCTCGGGCGCGACCTGGGGCATGGTGGTCGGCCACGTGACGCCCGAGGCGAGCGAGGGCGGCACCATCGCGCTGGTCAAGGAGGGCGACGAGATCACCATCGACGCCCATCGCCAGTTGATTCAGCTGAATGTGAGCGATGCCGAGCTGGAGACCCGCCGGGCGGCCTGGACGCCGCCTGCACCGCGCTATACCCGCGGCGTGCTGTCGAAGTTCGCCAAGCTGGCCCGTCCGGCGAGCGAGGGGGCTGTGACCGACTGA